From Polaribacter butkevichii, a single genomic window includes:
- a CDS encoding glycoside hydrolase yields the protein MELKNIRINFLLSIAFCLFFNNIHAQTNIVINPETKHQTIEGWGVSLAWWANLVGGMPKETIDEVANYAVNDLNLNVFRFNIAGGENPTCTEGAHIRKDGGLMPGYRTQQNNNEGWGVNNYTNDARQIAVMNKIAELRASKGDIITEMISYSPPWWMTHSQCSAGNVVATQENLKPEFIDDFADYLVSVSKGLDTMYPSWNISYLEAFNEPISGYWKKGGKQEGSAIYPVTQAQILWRMWQRRRDLDFNSLKFTAADNSKITSSLSNLTTLRNNNLNEYNGISKISTHSYGGSWQDKANLALFAKNNGNKPIWQTETGPLSWDRNGRGWFARHYDMAYRLVEDVRNLKATVWCDWQLMSRDDGWGLLHQTNWDESKPFQEPVLNKTRGFYCRKNVTNFIKVGYKIIATDEGNTIAALNPDENEVVLVLVNSSEDTREYSIDLSKFSNVNGYKAYRTSEKGEDTTENTIENINLKGQLTGKSIRYNAPAYSVSTFVIDVSKSLSTSVFKKKGFKFYPIPFATESTFKFPRNLINGRLLIYNVLGMEVKKIENINSKELKVTREDLENGTYLYKLEEDSTTLSSGTIVIN from the coding sequence ATGGAGTTAAAAAACATAAGAATCAACTTTTTATTAAGTATTGCATTTTGTTTATTTTTTAACAACATACATGCGCAAACTAATATTGTTATAAACCCAGAAACCAAACATCAAACGATAGAAGGTTGGGGAGTTTCTTTAGCTTGGTGGGCAAATCTTGTTGGAGGTATGCCTAAAGAAACTATAGATGAAGTTGCAAACTATGCTGTAAACGATTTAAATTTAAATGTATTTAGATTTAACATTGCAGGAGGAGAAAACCCTACTTGTACAGAAGGAGCTCATATTAGAAAAGATGGTGGTTTAATGCCCGGTTATAGAACTCAGCAAAATAATAATGAAGGTTGGGGTGTAAATAATTATACAAATGATGCTCGACAAATTGCAGTTATGAATAAAATTGCTGAATTAAGAGCATCAAAAGGAGATATTATTACAGAAATGATTTCTTATTCTCCACCTTGGTGGATGACACATAGCCAATGTTCAGCTGGTAATGTTGTTGCTACACAAGAAAATTTAAAACCAGAATTTATAGACGATTTTGCAGATTATTTAGTTTCTGTTTCTAAAGGTTTAGATACTATGTACCCTTCCTGGAATATTAGTTATTTAGAAGCTTTTAACGAACCAATTTCTGGTTATTGGAAAAAAGGAGGAAAACAAGAGGGTTCAGCTATTTATCCTGTAACTCAGGCACAAATTTTATGGAGAATGTGGCAAAGAAGAAGAGATTTAGATTTTAACTCTTTGAAATTTACTGCTGCTGATAATTCTAAAATAACAAGTTCACTATCTAATTTAACTACTCTAAGAAATAATAATTTGAATGAATATAATGGTATTTCTAAAATAAGCACTCACAGTTATGGAGGTAGTTGGCAAGATAAAGCCAATTTAGCTTTGTTTGCAAAAAATAATGGCAACAAACCAATTTGGCAAACAGAAACAGGCCCTTTAAGTTGGGATAGAAATGGCAGAGGTTGGTTTGCAAGGCACTATGATATGGCGTATAGATTGGTAGAAGATGTAAGAAATTTAAAAGCTACAGTTTGGTGCGATTGGCAGTTAATGTCTAGAGACGATGGTTGGGGTTTGCTTCACCAAACAAATTGGGATGAAAGTAAGCCGTTTCAAGAGCCTGTTTTAAATAAAACAAGAGGTTTTTATTGTCGTAAAAACGTAACTAATTTTATAAAAGTTGGTTATAAAATAATAGCAACTGATGAAGGTAATACCATTGCTGCTTTAAACCCTGATGAAAATGAGGTAGTTTTAGTACTCGTTAATAGCTCAGAAGATACTAGAGAATACTCTATAGATTTAAGTAAATTCTCTAATGTAAATGGCTATAAAGCCTATAGAACTTCCGAAAAAGGAGAAGATACTACAGAAAACACTATTGAAAACATAAATTTAAAAGGACAATTAACAGGGAAATCTATAAGATATAATGCACCTGCTTATTCTGTAAGTACGTTTGTTATTGATGTTTCTAAATCACTTTCCACATCAGTATTTAAAAAAAAAGGCTTTAAATTTTATCCAATTCCTTTTGCTACGGAAAGTACTTTTAAGTTTCCACGCAATTTAATTAATGGTCGTTTATTAATTTATAATGTTTTAGGTATGGAAGTTAAAAAAATTGAAAACATTAATAGTAAAGAACTAAAAGTAACCAGAGAGGATTTAGAAAACGGAACTTATTTATACAAATTAGAGGAAGATTCTACAACTTTATCTTCAGGAACCATTGTTATCAATTAA